GTGTGGAACTTGCCCTTCGGTGCCAGCGCATCGAAGTAGGGTTTCCAGTCGAGATCGACGGCCACGGTGCTCAGCACCAGGTCGAAACGGCCGGCCAGCGCCTTCAGCGCTTCCGGATCGCGGCTGTTGACCACTTCGTCCGCGCCCATATCCAGGATCGACTGCTTTTTGGATGGCGTGGAGCTGAACGCCACCACTTCTGCGCCCAGCGCGTGCAGCAGCTTGATGGCGATATGGCCAAGGCCGCCGATGCCAATCACCGCCACGCGGCTGGTGGCGGTGATGTTGCTCATCAGCAGCGGTTTGAAGACGGTAATGCCGCCGCACAGCAGCGGGCCGGCGCTGGCCGCGTCCAGATTCTCCGGCAGCGGGATCACCCACTGCCAGTCGGCGCGCAGCTTCTCGGCGAAGCCACCGTGGTTAAGGATGGTTGGCGTGCTGCCGTTCTCGCAGTTAACCTGCTCACCGTTAATACAGGAGTCGCAGTGCTGGCAGCTTTTCGCCGTCCAGCCGATGCCGACGCGCTGGCCCACTTTCAGCCCCTTGTTCTGCGCCGCGTCGCCCAGCGCGCTGACCCGGCCAATCACCTCGTGTCCGGCGATGGTCGGATACTGCGAAATGCCCCATTCATTGTCGATCATCGACAGATCAGAGTGACAGACGCCGCAGTACTCCACCTCAACTTCAACCTCTTCTGCTGCCAGGGCGCCCGGATCGTACTCCCAGGGTTGCAGTGCCTGACCGGCTTCCAGTGCTGCGTAGCTTTTGATTTTCACTCGTGATACCTCAGATAAACGGTTATTAAGGCGTAAGTTTAGCCGCTTTTAAGCTGATTTCCGGAATTTCACAGCACGTGCTGTTCATCTGAGGGGCTGACCGGGGAAATTTCAGGCAAAAAAAAGAGCCTGACTCAAAGTCAGACCCTTTTTTCTGTTCCTGCGCCGGTTGGTGGCCGGGGGAGGAAACGGTACAGCTGCTACTCGCACTACCCAAGGAGTAGAAATTAAGCGATTTTGAATCCGTGGTCAAGGTTGTTGGTTGTAAAATAGACAAACCTCTGATGTAATCCAGCAGTGGTGTAATGCTGTTGTCGTCGTTTCTCAGTAGGGGTTAGTGCTTGATCGCTCTAAGATTTCTCCCAGCCAGACACCGGGTGGTGCCGCGTCAGGTGTGTCTCCACCTGCTGAGTGCTACTCGCATTACCCAAAGTGCAGATTGCGAGGGAAGCCCAAAGACATAAGCGATCTGTAGCGCTCGCCTTAGTAAAAGGAGTGCGCTCAGTGATAACTCTGACAGGCATTTTACTGGTCATGCAGATCCTGCTGGCCGGCGTGCAGATTATCGTTGCCTTCAGGCAGCTGACCGGACGCGTGTAGCAGACGGAACTGGAATCAAGACGGGGCGTCACCACCCCGTCTTTTTTCGTTTACTCGTTAATGCGCGGATGCTGGTCGATCAGGCGCGAACGTTTGGTTTCCAGTTCGGCGATCTGCTCGTTGATATCCTCAATTTTCTGCTCGATGTTGTCGTAGTGCTCGTGCAGGATCTCCTTCGCTTCGGCCATATCCGAGGCGGCAGGGGTGGCACCGCGCAGCGGTTTGTTTGCCGTTTCCTTCATCATCACGCCGGTCACCAGGCCAATCACCGCCACCACCATCAGGTAGTAAGCCGGCATATAGAGGTTGCTGGTGGCTTCCACCAGCCAGGCCGCCAGGGTTGGCGTCAGGCCGGCGATCAGCACTGAGATATTAAAGGCACTGGCCAGCGCGCTGTAGCGGATATGGGTCGGGAACATTGCCGGCAGCGTCGAGGCCATTACCCCGGTGAAGCTGTTGAGGATCACCGCCAGAATCAGCAGGCCGGCGAAAATCAGCCCCATCACGCCGCTGTTAATCAGCATAAAGCAGGGTACTGCCATGACCAGCAGCGCGATACTGCCGATAATCACAAACGGACGACGGCCAAATTTGTCACTCATCAGGCCCATTACCGGCTGCACAAACAGCATGCCCAGCATGATGGCGATGATGATCATCACGCCGTGATCTTCCGAGTAGTGCAGGTTATGCGACAGGTAGCTCGGCATATAGGTCAGCAGCATGTAGTAGGTGACGTTGGTGGCAATCACCAGCCCCACGCAGGCCAGCAGGCTGCGCCAGTGTTTGGTGGCGATCTCTTTAAACGACACTTTCGGGCCGTCGGCAAGACCTTCGCGGTCACCCTGCTCAAGCTTGTCCACGTGCTGCTGGAAGGCCGGGGTCTCTTCCAGCGCGTGGCGCAGGTAGAGGCCGATAATGCCCAGCGGCAGCGCGACGAAGAACGGAATACGCCAGCCCCAGTCGAGGAACTTCGCTTCCCCGACCACGGTGGAGATCAGCACCACCAGCCCGGCGCCGAGCACGAAGCCGGCAATCGAGCCGAAGTCCAGCCAGCTGCCCATAAAGCCGCGTTTACGGTCCGGGGAGTATTCCGCCACGAAGATTGAGGCACCGGTATATTCGCCGCCCACCGAGAAACCCTGTGCCATTTTACACAGCAGCAGCAGGATCGGTGCCCAGATACCAATCGAGGCGTGGGACGGGATCAGGCCGATACAGAAGGTACTGACCGACATAATGATGATGGTAATCGAGAGGATCTTCTGGCGGCCGTATTTATCACCCAGCGCACCAAAGAACAGACCGCCCAGCGGGCGAATTAAGAATGGCACCGAGAAGGTGGCCAGCGCGGCAATCATCTGCACGCCGGGATCGGCACCGGGGAAGAACACCTGGCCCAGCGCATAGGCAACAAAGCCGTAAACACCAAAGTCAAACCACTCCATGGCATTACCTAACGAGGCGGCGGTAATCGCCTTACGCAGCCTGGCGTCATCAATGATGGTGACGTCTTTTAACCCGATTGGTTTGACACGCTTCCTACGTAATTTCATATAAAGCACCCTGTAATTATCTGTTATTCAAACATAAATTGTCTGTTGTGGTTGGCCTGTTCGGTCTGCCTGTCCACCGGCGAAAACGCCTTTCCACCCAGGTTCCGCAATCAGCTTCGCGGGCATAATGTCCTGCGTGGCAAACTTCGCCATCTTTTAGTATATCGTGGCTTTTGCGGTTCGCCTTATTAGATTCGGAATATTCCTAGCCATGACAGTGAATTACGCTGTTTTTTGGCCAGCTGACCCTCAGCATATCTGACGATAGTGGGGTATTTTTTAGGATTTACTCAGTGAATTGATAAGGACTGCTTACCTATTGTTAATTGCAGATATAACAGAGGGTTATTTAATCAGACGGCTTGATCCCTTGAAAACGATCGGTAATACTCTTGCCGCGCTTTTGGGGGAGAGTGAATGGATAATAAAAAACAGATAGCTTTCCAGAATCACTGGCTGAATATGCAGCACAGTATTGAAGAAAATTTAACGTATTCACACCGGCAGCCAGAAAACGCGCCGATGCGGGTCGGTAAAGCGGTGCCAGCGCCGCAGGAGGGTTATGTACTGCCCAGCGACGAACTGATGCCGACGCTGGCGCGCATTAACCAGCGTATGGCGGCGCGACAGCGGGCTGGCGGCGCGGAGTCGCCACCGGCGGCACTGGTGGCCGAGGACGCGGTGGATGTTGCCCTGCGCGCGGTCGACAAACGCCGCCGTTAACGCGGCTTTAACAGCTCGCCGGGCTGCTGTAGCCACTGCATCAGCGCCTCGCTGTTCATCGGGCGGGCGTAATAGTAGCCCTGAATAAAGGCCACGCCGTGCTGCTGCAGATAGCGCAGCTGGGTTTCATCCTCCACTCCTTCGGCCACCACCTGCAGCTGCAGGCCGTGCGCCATCCGGATGATGGCGTCAAGGATTGGCGTGTTGGCATCGGCAGCATCAATCGCGCTGACAAAGCCGCGGTCAATCTTCAGGTAGTCGAGCGGGAAGGTGTGCAGGTAGGCCATTGAGCTGTGGCCGGTACCAAAGTCATCAATCGCGATACGAATACCCTCACTGCGCAGCTGCGCCAGCTTTAGCGCCACGGCTGTGCCATCCTCAATCAGGCTGCGCTCGGTCAGTTCAAGGGTAATCGAGGGCTGCATTCGGGCAACGCCGGCGGCAAAGCGCCGGATATCCGCGATAAACTCCGGGTGCTGCAGATGTTCCGCCGCCACGTTGACCCCAAGATGAAAACCGGGTGCCACCCGCCAGTGGGCACTCTCTGCCACAATACTGTCCAGCAGGTAGCGGGTTAACGGGATAATCAGGCCTTCGGCTTCCGCCGCCGCGATAAAGATATCCGGCCGCACCCAACTGCCGTCTTTACGCTGCCAGCGCATCAGCGCTTCGACCCCGCCCGGCTCGCCGCTGTTAAGGTTGCCCACCGGCTGATAGACCACGCTGAATTCGCGGCGTTTAAGCCCCTGGTAGATCTCATCACCAAATGAATGTCTGCGCTGCAGCCAGCTGCGGGTCAGGGTGACGGCCAGCAGCGAGAAGATCACCGCCATCGGCAGGAAGGTGAGCAGCGCCTGATACCAGTTCTTCAGCAGTTGCTCGGGTGGGGCGCTCAGGCTGATGCCGATCGGATAGCGTTGCGAGCTGGCATTCAGCGTGTGGACGGCCCAGCCCTGCGGCCTGTCCCGGCGATCGTCGCTGACGATGCGATACCCGTCACCAAACTGCAGGGCGATGCGGTAGTTACGGCTGTCCCCCGCCGCGCGCATAACGTCGATCAGATACTGGCCGTCAACCAGCGCATAGGTGCCAAAGGCATCCGGGGTTTCACGCATAAACAGCACCGCCGGCCGGTCGAGCACCCCGGCGGTTCCCGCCAGCGACAGGGTCCACCACGCCTTATGCAGGGCGGGAAGCGGGCGGCGGATCATCCGTTCCAGCGTACTGGGCAGCTCGCCGTAGGCTGATGAACAGTAGATCTCGTCATTCTGGGTCAGGCCGATCGAGCGGAAATAGGGGTAGAGGGTACCGAACTGCTGCAACGTGGATTTAACCTCCGGGCAGTCGCGGGTGCTGAACTGGCGCAGCCGGTCATTCATCGTCCAGGCCTGGTCGCTGATGTGATCGGCATGGGTCAGCAACATGGTGGCGGTGATCTCCAGCTGGCGCTTAACGATCTGCCTGGCCTCGATAAAGGTAAAAACCAGGCACAGCAGCAGCGGCAACTGCCCGGCGAACAACAGGCAGAGTATGCTCTTACTGGATTTGATTGATCGGTGCAAGCGGTTCCCCTGTGAGCGCCGAGGGCGCAGTCTGTCATGACCGGTGGCAATACCTGCGGCTATGGTAGCAGGGAAACTTTATGCTGTGGCTGCGGCGGCAGAAAAAACGCCGCCGCCGGTGCTCAGGACGGCCGACCGTTGCCCAGCAGAATCGCCAGCTTGCCGCCGCCCGGGGTGGTCTCCATCAGAATTTTACAGACGCTGGTCAGCGGTACCGACAGCAGCATGCCCACCGGCCCCAGCAGCCAGCCCCAGAAAATCAGCGACAGAAACACCACCAGGCTCGACAGCCCCAGCCCGCGGCCCATCACCCGCGGTTCCAGGAAATTACCCAGTACCAGGTGGATCAGAATAAACAGCGTGGCCACCAGCCCGGCCTCCAGCGGCGTATTCAGCAGCAGCGCCTGCAGTACCGGAGGAATGCCGGCGATCACCGGGCCGATATTCGGAATGTAGTTAAGCAGAAAGGCGATTGCCCCCCACAGCAGCGCGAACTTCACGTCGAGAGCCAGCAGCGTCAGCCAGACGGCCACCCCGGTCAGCAGGCCGATCAGGGTTTTCAGCGCCAGGTAGTGGGTAACGCCCTTCAGCGCCCGGTGCAGCCCGGCGATGCGGATCTGGGGATTAACCAGCGCATTGCGCAGTTTGTAAGGCAGGTGATGCACTTCAAACAGCATAAACACCACCGTCATCATCACCAGCACGATGCGGGTCATTGCCCCGGAAATCTGGCTGAACAGGGTGGTGGCAAAGGCCATCAGCGCGTTAGGATCCAGCCGCCGCGCCAGATATTCGCTGGAGATATTGATATGGAAGCGCGCGGCAAAGTGCTGCACCACCGCCAGCTTCTGCTCCGCCTGCGCCTGCAGTAGCGGGTAGACCTCGCTGAACTCATCGGCAGAGCTGGCGATCATGCCGCCGAGCAGCAGCAGCACGCACATCATCACCAGCATCACCAGCCCGATCGCCATGCCGCGCCGAACGCCGCGGCGCATCAGCGTGGTGACCAACGGGTTGAGGACGATGGCTAAGAACAGCGCCAGCAGAAAGGGGACGACCACCTCAGACGCCAGCCGGACGCCGGCCAGGATCACCACCAGCGTGGCCAGCTTCAGCAGTATGTTCTGGCCGATCTTCTCCTGCGGATTTGCACTCATTATCGTTCCCTGTCGCTGTCGGTGCTCGGTAAGAGCCTGTCCCATCGGGCTGAATGTCTTCAACAATGGCGCCCGACGGGAGAAACTCTAATTGTAGCGACTGCACAGGGAACCGGACGCTTTTCAGAACCTTCGCGATTCTGCCGCCGCCCGCCGCTGCATTAACGCCAGCGCGCTCAGCATCAGTCCCAGCCCGCTGACGATGGCAACTGTTGCCATCGCCATTCCCTGGCCCACCGATCCCTGCTCGAACTGCCGCCAGATAAACACCGAGACGGTCTGGGTGCCGGCCGGGGCCAGCAGCAGCGAGGTCACCAGCTCGCGCGAGGCGATGGCAAACACCATCAGCATCGACGCCAGCAGGCTGGGAAACACCAGCGGCAGTACCACGTGGCGCAGCGCCAGCCAGACGCTGGCGCCGTGTACCCGCGCCGCCGGCTCCAGGTTGCCGCCGAGCTGGCGCAGCGCGCTGCCGACGTAGCGTACCGGCCACGGCAGCAGCAGGCAGCAGTAGGAGAGCAGCAGGATCCCCCAGCTGTTATAGGGGGTTACCGGCCAGAACGGCTGGTTCCACAGCAGGATCAGCCCGACGCCGACCACGATGCCCGGCAGCGAGGCGGGCAGCAGCGACAGCCCGTCAATCCACACCGCGCCGCGAATGCGCTGCATCACCACCAGCCAGGCCGCGAGGAAGCCGAGCAGCCCTGCGATCAGCGATGAGGCCAGCGCCAGCCCGAGGCTGGTGGAGAGCGCGCCGAGCGCATCGCCATGCAGGGCGAACAGCGCGGCGAAGTGGCGCAGCGTCAGATTGCTCCATTGCAGGCCGCCGGAGAGGGTGGAGAGCAGCGCGCTGAGCAGCATGCTGCCGGCCGGCAGCGCCACGACCAGCAGCGCCACCAGCGTAAACAGTACCAGCGCCGGGCCGCGCCACACGCCCAGTCCGCAGCTGCTGACGTCGGCCGGTTTGCCGGTAATGCTGGTGACTTCTTTATTACCGACCAGCTTACGTTGCAGGGCAAAGGCGGCCAGCGCCACCGCCACCAGCAGTACGGAGAGCAGCGAAGAGCCGGGCAGGTCGATCGGCCAGTCGGCCAGCCGCTGTTCGATGCCGGTGGTCAGCATCACCACTCCGGCGCGGGAACCGAGCGCGGCGGGCACGCCGTACTCTTCAATCGCCAGGGTAAAGGCCAGCAGCACTCCGGCGGCCAGCGCCGGCAGCAGCATCGGCAGCGTCACGTGGCGGAAGGCGCGTAGCGGCGTGGCGCCGTGCACCCGGGCGACGGTGGCCAGCCGTTGCCCGCTGGCCAGCAGGCTGCGCGAGACGGCAAAGTAGACCACCGGGAAGATATTCAGCGTCATCACCAGCGCAATGCCGGTGCGGCTGAACAGCAGGTCGTTGAGGTCCGGGCCGCCCAGCTGCATCAGGTAGCCGTTATGCTGCAGCGCCAGCGTCCAGCTCAGCGCGGCGATGTAGGGCGGGGTGAAGAACGGCACCAGCATCAGCAGATCCCAGGTACGCGCCAGCGGCAGCGTAAACAGGCCGCGCAGGATGCCGAGCGGCACGCCGAGCAGCGCGCTGAACAGCGCCACGCTCAGGCCAACGCTGAGCGTACCGCCGAGCAGCGCCGGCAGTTCGGGATCGCTAAGCAGCGCCGGAAGGGCGCTGAAGGCGCCGTCCAGCGAGCCTGCGGAGAGGTGCGGGAAGATGGCCTGCAGCAGAATAAACAGCAGCGGCAGGGCGACCAGCAGCATCAGCAGCGCCACGGTCAGTAGCGGAAGTAAACGAGGTTTCACCGGTAAGCGTCCTGAAAGGCGGGGTGGCGCGGCTGCGCCACCCGGGAGGGTTAAGACTTGCTGAACAGCGCGGCGAAACGTTGCAGTACCGAGCCGCGGTCAGCGCTGCCGCCGGCCTGCGCCGGCAGAATGTTCAGGTCGCTAATCAGCGGACGCTGCGCACCGACGTCGGTGCGTGCCGGCATCAGCCAGGCATCAGCCACGGCTTTTTGCCCCTCTTCAGAGAGCACATAGTCGATAAAGGCCTGCGCATCGGCGGCGTGCTGGCTGCTTTTCAGGATCATCATCGGGCGCGGCGCGACCACGGTGCCGCTGGCCGGGAAGATCACCTTCACCGACTCACCCTGCTGGATGCTGGCGTAGGTGACGTAATCCACCGCGCCGAACACCGCGGCTTTGGCCCCCTGCAGCACCGGGGTTAGCGCCTGAGCGTTTGGCCCGGCGATCGCCATGCCGTTATCCTTCAGCCTGGCGAACAGCTGCCAGGCGCGATCGCCCATGCTGTTCTGCAGGCCGATCAGCAGGTCAAGCGAGGCCCCGGACAGTGACGGATCGGGGGTGGTGACACGATCTTTAAAGGCGTCGGTGGTCAGATCGGCCCACTCTTTCGGCTCCGGGGTGCCGCTTTTAGTGTTCCAGACGATGCCCAGCGCGGAGATCCCCTGGGCAACGTAGTGGTCGGTTTTGAATTCCGCCGGCACCTTCGCCGCGTTGTTACTCTGGTACGGCAGCAGCCAGCCGCGCTGCTGCAGCTCTTCTGCCGTATCCCATGAGGCGGAGATCAGCACGTCGGCCTGCGGATTGGCCTGCTCGGCCTCCAGCCGCGCCATCACCTTGCCGGTGGTGGCCTGGAAGATATTGACCTTAACGCCGGTCTGTTTTTCATAGCCTGTGGCCAGGCTTTTGGCCAGCGAGCCCGGGCCGGCGGTATAGACGGTCAGGGCACTGGCATCGGTGATCATCATGCCGGAAGTGAACAGCATCGCGAATACGGCTCCTGTCTTAATCGGATTAAACAATTTCATACGGGTTCCCCGGAGAGTGGTGTAACGGTTTGAATGGCAGAAACGGTACCGACGGAGAGCCAGACGATGCGGTCCGCCAGGATTTCGGCCTCATGGCGATCGTGAGTGACATACACGGCAGTGGTGCCGAGCTGACGCAGCAGGCTGGCCATCTCCACGCACAGCGACTCGCGCAGGTCGCGGTCGAGGTTGGAAAGCGGTTCGTCGAACAGCAGGATTTTCGGCTCGGCGATAATCGCCCGCGCCAGCGCCACGCGCTGCTGCTGGCCGCCGGAGAGGTCGGACGGCCGGCGGCCAGCGAAGTCAGCGAGGCCAACGCGGTCCAGCGCGGTGATGACACGCTGCTGGCGTTCCTGCGTCGGCACGCGTCGCATCAGCAGCGGAAAGGCCACGTTCTGCGCCACGCTCATATGCGGCCACAGCGCGTAGTCCTGGAACACCATGCCGAGGTCACGCTGTTCCGGCGGGGTGCTGAACTGGTCGCTGGCAATCAGCCGATCGCCGAAGTGCAGCGTGCCCTGCTGCGGCTGCAGCAGGCCGGCCAGCAGCTTCAGCAGCGTGCTTTTGCCGCAGCCGGAGGGGCCGAGCAGCGCGACGATGCTGCCGGGTTCAACGCTGAGATCGATGTGATTCAGTACCTGATGGCTGCCAAAGGCATAGCTGATGCCGTTGAAAACCACGGAGACAGGGGAGCGCGTCACAGGATCACCTCGCGGGCGTGCGGGTGTAGCCGTGCTGCCGACGGCAGCGGCCGTCGGTTCGCGCTCAGCTGAAGGAAATTCAGTGAGCCAGACATATTGTTTATCCTCTTTGGGACTTGAGCGGCCGAGTATAGGGGGGCTTTATGGCGACTTTATGACGGTTGTGTGGCGCTATGCGGCTGAAACGAAACGTTGCGATTAAAAGACGGGCAGCACGAAATGCCTGCGGTATATTGGTAATTCGTCCATTTTTTGCCTTGCGAGCCGTAATTTTCATGTCTGACCAGCCCGCCGCCGATGCGGCACTCAGTGGCCTGCGCCTGAACCTGCGTATTCTCTCCGTCGTGATGTTTAACTTCGCCAGCTATCTGACCATTGGCCTGCCGCTGGCGGTGCTGCCCGGCTACGTGCATGACGTAATGGGCTACAGCGCCTTCTGGGCCGGGCTGGTGATCAGCCTGCAGTACTTTTCCACCCTGCTCAGCCGTCCGCACGCCGGGCGCTATGCCGATCTGTGGGGGCCGAAAAAGGTGGTGGTGGCCGGGCTGGCCGGTACGCTGATCTGCGGCCTGTGCTATGCGCTGGCCGCGTTCAGCAGCGCGGTGCCGCTGCTCAGCCTGCTGCTGCTGTGCCTCGGGCGGCTGGTGCTGGGCGTCGGGCAGAGTTTTGCCGGCACCGGTGCCAGCCTGTGGGGCGTGGGGGTGGTCGGCTCCGCGCATATTGGCCGGGTGATTTCATGGAACGGCATCTGCACCTACGGGGCGATGGCGATCGGCGCACCGCTCGGCGTGGTGATTTACCAGCGGGGCGGGCTGCTGTTGCTGGCGGCGGCGGTCTGCCTGATTTCCCTGACGGCAATGCTGCTGGCGCTGCCGAGGCCGCAGGTGAAGAGCAGTAAGGGCAAGCCGCTGCCGTTCCGTGCGGTCTTAGGCAGGGTGTGGGGCTACGGCGTGCTGCTGGCGATGGGGTCGGTAGGCTTTGGGGTGATTGCCACCTTTATCACCCTGTTTTACCAGGCGCGGGGCTGGGACGGGGCGGCTTTTGCGCTGACGCTGTTCAGCGTAGCCTTTGTCGGCACCCGTCTGCTGTTTCCGAATGCGATTACGCGGTTTGGCGGGCTGAAGGTGGCGCTGGTCTGTTTTGCGGTGGAGGCGGCGGGGCTGTTTCTGGTGTGGGGGGCAGAGGCAGCGTGGCTGGTGCGCGTCGGTGCGTTGCTGACCGGGGCCGGGTTCTCGCTGGTGTTTCCGGCAATTGGCGTGGTGGCGGTGAGCCGGGTGCCGCCACAGAATCAGGGCAGTGCGCTGGCGACCTATACCACTTTTATGGATCTGGCATTGGGGCTTACCGGGCCGCTGGCGGGGCTGATTATTGCGCATTATGGCGTGCCGGTGATCTATTTGCTGAGCGGGATGCTGGTGTGTGTGGCGATGGTGGGGGCGCTGTGGCTGGGGCGTCGGGCGGTGGGGGAAAAATAGCGGCTCCCGGTGAGGGGAGCCGTTGTCAAATGACACAGATAAGTCGGTGATCACATCAGATTTGCTGCGCGTCGGCACTGCTGCGTTGGCTACGGTGCTTTTAAACACATCGTCTGGCCGATCGAGACTGACGGGCCTGTCAGCGGGCGACCCTCCGCGGGTTACCCCGCTCCGGGCTCATCCCACTGCCCTCCCTGATAACAGGCTGTTGTTTAGCCTGTTGATGGTTGGGCTGTGGTGTCCTTCTACTCGTCGTCTGGCCGATCGAGACTGACGGGCCTTTTTACATGTAAATCTGATGCTTAAATTTTTATGCCTGCAGCAGTTCGATGCTGCGGCGGATTTCGCGTTCGATGTCGGCGGCGGTCCAGCTGTCCATTTCTGAAGCGAAAGGCTCGAAGGCGTAGACGCCTTTGTAGCCAAGTTTTTCCAGGCGCTGAACCTGCCAGACGCTTTTCAGCAGTTCGCCTTCGCTGAGCATCAGGCGCTCTTCGTCGGTGAGGTCGCTGGTCGGGCGGCTGTCGGTCACGCCGGAGAGGTGCACCAGGCCAATCTGGTTGATGTCCACGCCGTCGGTGAAGTCCTGCTCTGCGCCTTCGTACAGGTGGTGGTGGAAGGTATCCAGTACGATCTTGAATGGCGCGCCAGCATTGTTAATCAGCTGCTGAGCCAGGCGTGCGGAGCGCAGCGAGCTGACCGGGAAGCCTAACGGCTCAACCAGGCCTTCGATACCGTATTTAGCGAACAGCGGGGCCAGCTGGGCGATGGCCGCCTG
This portion of the Erwinia sp. E602 genome encodes:
- the proP gene encoding glycine betaine/L-proline transporter ProP — protein: MKLRRKRVKPIGLKDVTIIDDARLRKAITAASLGNAMEWFDFGVYGFVAYALGQVFFPGADPGVQMIAALATFSVPFLIRPLGGLFFGALGDKYGRQKILSITIIIMSVSTFCIGLIPSHASIGIWAPILLLLCKMAQGFSVGGEYTGASIFVAEYSPDRKRGFMGSWLDFGSIAGFVLGAGLVVLISTVVGEAKFLDWGWRIPFFVALPLGIIGLYLRHALEETPAFQQHVDKLEQGDREGLADGPKVSFKEIATKHWRSLLACVGLVIATNVTYYMLLTYMPSYLSHNLHYSEDHGVMIIIAIMLGMLFVQPVMGLMSDKFGRRPFVIIGSIALLVMAVPCFMLINSGVMGLIFAGLLILAVILNSFTGVMASTLPAMFPTHIRYSALASAFNISVLIAGLTPTLAAWLVEATSNLYMPAYYLMVVAVIGLVTGVMMKETANKPLRGATPAASDMAEAKEILHEHYDNIEQKIEDINEQIAELETKRSRLIDQHPRINE
- a CDS encoding ABC transporter substrate-binding protein, whose translation is MKLFNPIKTGAVFAMLFTSGMMITDASALTVYTAGPGSLAKSLATGYEKQTGVKVNIFQATTGKVMARLEAEQANPQADVLISASWDTAEELQQRGWLLPYQSNNAAKVPAEFKTDHYVAQGISALGIVWNTKSGTPEPKEWADLTTDAFKDRVTTPDPSLSGASLDLLIGLQNSMGDRAWQLFARLKDNGMAIAGPNAQALTPVLQGAKAAVFGAVDYVTYASIQQGESVKVIFPASGTVVAPRPMMILKSSQHAADAQAFIDYVLSEEGQKAVADAWLMPARTDVGAQRPLISDLNILPAQAGGSADRGSVLQRFAALFSKS
- a CDS encoding EAL domain-containing protein codes for the protein MHRSIKSSKSILCLLFAGQLPLLLCLVFTFIEARQIVKRQLEITATMLLTHADHISDQAWTMNDRLRQFSTRDCPEVKSTLQQFGTLYPYFRSIGLTQNDEIYCSSAYGELPSTLERMIRRPLPALHKAWWTLSLAGTAGVLDRPAVLFMRETPDAFGTYALVDGQYLIDVMRAAGDSRNYRIALQFGDGYRIVSDDRRDRPQGWAVHTLNASSQRYPIGISLSAPPEQLLKNWYQALLTFLPMAVIFSLLAVTLTRSWLQRRHSFGDEIYQGLKRREFSVVYQPVGNLNSGEPGGVEALMRWQRKDGSWVRPDIFIAAAEAEGLIIPLTRYLLDSIVAESAHWRVAPGFHLGVNVAAEHLQHPEFIADIRRFAAGVARMQPSITLELTERSLIEDGTAVALKLAQLRSEGIRIAIDDFGTGHSSMAYLHTFPLDYLKIDRGFVSAIDAADANTPILDAIIRMAHGLQLQVVAEGVEDETQLRYLQQHGVAFIQGYYYARPMNSEALMQWLQQPGELLKPR
- a CDS encoding iron ABC transporter permease; this encodes MLLVALPLLFILLQAIFPHLSAGSLDGAFSALPALLSDPELPALLGGTLSVGLSVALFSALLGVPLGILRGLFTLPLARTWDLLMLVPFFTPPYIAALSWTLALQHNGYLMQLGGPDLNDLLFSRTGIALVMTLNIFPVVYFAVSRSLLASGQRLATVARVHGATPLRAFRHVTLPMLLPALAAGVLLAFTLAIEEYGVPAALGSRAGVVMLTTGIEQRLADWPIDLPGSSLLSVLLVAVALAAFALQRKLVGNKEVTSITGKPADVSSCGLGVWRGPALVLFTLVALLVVALPAGSMLLSALLSTLSGGLQWSNLTLRHFAALFALHGDALGALSTSLGLALASSLIAGLLGFLAAWLVVMQRIRGAVWIDGLSLLPASLPGIVVGVGLILLWNQPFWPVTPYNSWGILLLSYCCLLLPWPVRYVGSALRQLGGNLEPAARVHGASVWLALRHVVLPLVFPSLLASMLMVFAIASRELVTSLLLAPAGTQTVSVFIWRQFEQGSVGQGMAMATVAIVSGLGLMLSALALMQRRAAAESRRF
- a CDS encoding ABC transporter ATP-binding protein; this encodes MTRSPVSVVFNGISYAFGSHQVLNHIDLSVEPGSIVALLGPSGCGKSTLLKLLAGLLQPQQGTLHFGDRLIASDQFSTPPEQRDLGMVFQDYALWPHMSVAQNVAFPLLMRRVPTQERQQRVITALDRVGLADFAGRRPSDLSGGQQQRVALARAIIAEPKILLFDEPLSNLDRDLRESLCVEMASLLRQLGTTAVYVTHDRHEAEILADRIVWLSVGTVSAIQTVTPLSGEPV
- a CDS encoding NAD(P)-dependent alcohol dehydrogenase, whose translation is MKIKSYAALEAGQALQPWEYDPGALAAEEVEVEVEYCGVCHSDLSMIDNEWGISQYPTIAGHEVIGRVSALGDAAQNKGLKVGQRVGIGWTAKSCQHCDSCINGEQVNCENGSTPTILNHGGFAEKLRADWQWVIPLPENLDAASAGPLLCGGITVFKPLLMSNITATSRVAVIGIGGLGHIAIKLLHALGAEVVAFSSTPSKKQSILDMGADEVVNSRDPEALKALAGRFDLVLSTVAVDLDWKPYFDALAPKGKFHTVGAVMKPFQVSAFDLIMGDKAITGSSTGSPGQLRSLLKLAARRDIAPQVEFFPMSKINEALDHVRAGKANFRVVLKADF
- a CDS encoding MFS transporter; its protein translation is MSDQPAADAALSGLRLNLRILSVVMFNFASYLTIGLPLAVLPGYVHDVMGYSAFWAGLVISLQYFSTLLSRPHAGRYADLWGPKKVVVAGLAGTLICGLCYALAAFSSAVPLLSLLLLCLGRLVLGVGQSFAGTGASLWGVGVVGSAHIGRVISWNGICTYGAMAIGAPLGVVIYQRGGLLLLAAAVCLISLTAMLLALPRPQVKSSKGKPLPFRAVLGRVWGYGVLLAMGSVGFGVIATFITLFYQARGWDGAAFALTLFSVAFVGTRLLFPNAITRFGGLKVALVCFAVEAAGLFLVWGAEAAWLVRVGALLTGAGFSLVFPAIGVVAVSRVPPQNQGSALATYTTFMDLALGLTGPLAGLIIAHYGVPVIYLLSGMLVCVAMVGALWLGRRAVGEK
- a CDS encoding AI-2E family transporter, with protein sequence MSANPQEKIGQNILLKLATLVVILAGVRLASEVVVPFLLALFLAIVLNPLVTTLMRRGVRRGMAIGLVMLVMMCVLLLLGGMIASSADEFSEVYPLLQAQAEQKLAVVQHFAARFHINISSEYLARRLDPNALMAFATTLFSQISGAMTRIVLVMMTVVFMLFEVHHLPYKLRNALVNPQIRIAGLHRALKGVTHYLALKTLIGLLTGVAVWLTLLALDVKFALLWGAIAFLLNYIPNIGPVIAGIPPVLQALLLNTPLEAGLVATLFILIHLVLGNFLEPRVMGRGLGLSSLVVFLSLIFWGWLLGPVGMLLSVPLTSVCKILMETTPGGGKLAILLGNGRPS